The following DNA comes from Henckelia pumila isolate YLH828 unplaced genomic scaffold, ASM3356847v2 CTG_461:::fragment_3, whole genome shotgun sequence.
CTGTGTATCGTCAGTCTCTTTGCTCCGACTGACAGGGCCAATTTAATTCCCATGATGAAAGCTTCATATTCTGCCTCATTATTCGTTGCAGGGAATCGAAATTTGAcggcatattgaaatttatctccCTGTGGGCTCTCCACAACTATACCTGCACCGCTTCCTGTAGAGGTTGATGACCCGTCGACATAAACCATCCATGTTTGGGTGGAACTCTCTTCTTGAGTTACTGTCATTTCTACTAGAAAATCAGCCAGAATTTGTGCTTTAATCGCTGGACGCGGGCGATATTCAATTCCATATTGGCTCAGTTCAACAGCCCACTTAACCATTCTTCCTGATGCTTCAGGACTCGAGATAATTTGTTTGAGAGGATGATTGGTgagtacaattattggatgagagTGAAAGTAAGGACGTAATTTTCTCGCTGCAATTACCAAAGCCAGTGCCAGTTTCTCGATCTttgtatatcttaattctgctCCGTGTAAAGTTCGACTGATATAATAAACTGGTTTGTGCTCACGTCCTACTTCAGAAACCAATACTGCACTTACCGCCTCCGCAGATATTGCCAGATAAATTAACAGGGTGTCACCTTCGTTTGGTTTTACCAACAACGGCGGAGAGGTCAGATGTACTTTCAACTCGTCAAATGCTTGCTGACACTCTTctgtccattgaaaacctttcccACTCCTTAACATTTTGAAAAATGGTAAACCCTTGTCTGCAGATCTTGAGATAAATCGGTTGAGGGCGGCCAAACGTCCTGTCAACTCTTGGATGCCTTTTACACTCTTCGGAGGATTCATGTTTAAAATTGCTTTGATTTTTTCCGGTTGGCCtctattcctcgttctgacaccATATAACCGAGAAATTTGCCTCCTCGTACACCAAAAGTGCATTTATCCGGATTAAGTTTCATCCTGTATTTTCTGAGTATACTGAAACATTCCTCAAGATCTTCCAAATGATTAGATGCTTGAATACTCTTGACGagcatgtcatctatataaacttccATGTTTCGCCCGATCAAGTGTTCGAACATGGTATTTACCAGACGCTGATAGGTAGCTCCAGCATttttcaaaccaaacggcattacaTCATAACAATAAATTCCCCTATCGGTGATGAAACTTGCTTTTTCCTGGTCCTCTGGCGCTAGGCCGATCTGATTGTATCCTTGATATGCATCAAGAAAAGTGAGCAGCTCGCATCCTGCTGTCGAATCGACTAACAAGTCAATTCGAGGGAGTGGAAATGGATCTTTGGGGCATGCTTTGTTGAGATCAGTGAAATCTATACACAAACGCCACTTTCCTCCAGGTTTTGGTACTAAAACCACATTTGCAAGCCAATCTGGGTATGAAACTGGCCTGATGTACTTTGCCACTAAGAGTTTCTCCACTTCCGCGGCTATATGCCGATTTTTCTCTGGACCAAAtgctcttttcttttgcttcaccGGTCTCATTTTCGGATCAACATGGAGGTGATGAAGCGCATATTCATGAGGTATTCCTGGCAGATGCTCATCACCCCAAGCAAACACGTCCAAATTGCGCccaagaaaatttttcaacttCTCTTCCAGTTCAGGAGGTAATTCGGTCCCGATCTTTAGGGTTTTCTTGGGATCAGTTGGAATGATTGCCACATGTTTCAGAGTTTCGGTTGCTGTTATTCTCTCTTTGCTCTCAGCTTCTTCATCCACCAAATGTATTCCATTTTCACGCAAAAGTTTTCCGGTTTTGATGGTTTTTCCTCACTAGAGACTTGTCTTTTCCGATTTTCTGACGAACCCCGCAGAGTCACTACATGACACTCTCTAGCTAGACGATGATCACCAAGGGCTTCTCCTACTCCTCCCGGAGTCGGAAACTTCAGCTTCATATGATATGTCGATCCGATGGCTTGGAATATATTGAGACTTGGTCGTCCCAATATCACATTGTACGCAGATGAAGCTTTTACCACAAGGAATTTCACCATTTTAGTAGACCGCTTGGGGTAAGAACCCAAGGATAGAGGAAGCGTTACCTCTCCCAAAGCTTCAACTATTTCTCCGGAAAATCCGACTAGTGGAGTGTTGACTGGAGTTAACTGTGCATTACTAATACCCAACTTTACGAATGcattatgaaaaattatgtcAGCCGAACTTTCAGAATCCACTAGAATTTTCTTTACCCAAAAATTGGAGATTGTGGCTGAGATGATTAAAGCATCATTATGGGTACCCCGAGGGTTCTCCAGATCTTTGTCACTGAATGATAATCCATCTTGGATGGTTTCAACTTCACATATTGACAAGGATGTGGGGCTGGATAAATTGTTGGTTCCTTTTGCTGCTCGCAGAAGAGCTTTTCTTGCATTGTTCGAGTCGCCACAAGCAGGCCCCCCAGTGATTACGGCGATTACCCCTCCCGAGGGCAAATTTTCATCCGCTCGTTCATGCTGTTTCCCAATTCCGTCATGGCGCTTTTGGTAGTCATGTTTTTGTTGTTCGTCCTGACGCCTGTCATCTCGTTTTTCACCGCGGGACTTGTCCACGAAATTTCCCAAATGTCCGCgttttatgagtttttcaatTTCTGCTCGCAAACTGAAGCAATCTTCTGTAGTATGGCCTTTATCTTTATGAAAATGACAATACTTTTCCGAACGTAGGCGCTTTGGGTTATTCTGCATTGGGCGAGGGGGACGCAACAATCCTTGTTTTTCAGCCACTACCAGTATATCGGTCAGACGTGCATTGAGGGGTGTATTCTGGAGACGGGGGCTCTGTGCTGTTCGCTTCTCGTCTCGCTTTCTAATATCTGGTTTAtcttcttctctctttcttttattcAGGTAGTGTGGTTCAATAGATTCTTCAACCCGAATGTATTTCTCAGCTCTTTCCAGTAATTCCTCTAGGTTTTTGGGCGGCCTTCCCGCTATTGATTCCTTGAACTTCCGATGACGCAAGTTTTGCTGCATTATTCCGGCTAAAAAATCATGGTTCACATGTAAGACTTCGTGCACCGCATGAGTAAATCGCCGAACATAGTCCCTCAGACATTCTCCTTCTTTTTGAATGACTGTGAACAAATATGCTGCTGTTTTTgggtattttttgttaattgagaattgctGGATGAAGCAGTCAGTAAGTTGCTCCAAATTGGCAATAGATCCGGAGGGTAACTTGTTGAACCATGTGAGCGCTCTTCCTGATAATGTTGTTCGGAAAATTTTGCAGTATGCAGCATCTGTGATATCATACAAATCCGCTTTCGCGTAGAATTTGTCAATATGGTCTTGGGGGTCACTCgttccatcgaactcaggtaAGCTGGGGATTTTGACTCCCTTTGGTAATGCTTCAGATAATATGTCATCAGTGAAGGGGCTTCGGCGTGACGGCAAAATTGCGGAAATATTCTCTCCAGTTACATGTGTACGAGATCCATCCTTCCGAGCTGGATTAGTGATCTTGTTTTCGCCAGAAATGTCATGAACTGTGTGAACACTTGCTTCGCCGTCTTTctgagtagtatttttcttggtcccCCCTTGATCTTTATCATTCACTTTAGATTTATCTTTATTTGGGTCTCCGTTATTAGGATCAAGAGATGACGAGCCTTCAGTCTGAGCCTTTTTCTTGCTGCTTTTGCGCTTGCGAGTTTCTAGGTACTGAGCAACTGCATCTTTTGCTGCGAGTGCGGCTGTGTTTTCCATTAGCGCGGTCAAGTCTTCACGGGTGAGAGTAATACTCTGCGGTGCGTTTCCATTGTTAATATTTCCTTGAGAcatttttgaagtaatatgtGTTCTCAATGACGTAATGAACAGTTTCCCACGgacggcgccaagctgatgtagccaaaaatcacttgtatgtgacacgttgcttccgcaaagtccggAGTATCAGTAAGTCCTTGTATGTTCCCGAtggagatcttcagtgggttgttcctacgtcacaaaacaaagtcagaggagccgggagggttcccggcgaaggcactccgacgctcaagtcagttattactcaaggaataataatcgagagtagagcgATCTATTGCttaagaaagtgtgtaccttaataatgaagtgacttgagctatttatagatattcggagagtttcacgggcttaagcctcttatgggcttttgtagaattcagggtctgcttgaattaaatatatataatatttaaataagcttgggccTTAAAAATATTCGGAGTGGACCTTCATGATCGGGCTcaggcccagttgaatttttaggtgtaacctatcaGTAATGTTTTCTGGATTAGCTAATGCTAAACTGGGGAAAGAACTCTCTATATCATGTATGCTGATTGATGTATAGATCACACGGGCATGCGTACAGGTCCTACAAATAAGATATGGATCCCACAGTATGTGTTGCTAGAGTTTTCACACTTTTACTTGATGGAGAATTAAATACAAGTCCCAAAAGCAGTGTTACTTAACAAAACAAAGGTAAATGAAGTTGTGCAGAAACTATCTACTGCTGAATTTGAAATGTATAAAACTACAAACTTTTCTAAACAATATCTCCTTGTTTTATATCTCGTAACCTCTTTGCCAAGAATTCTGCACTCGGTCTATTTTCCAGATTTGAATCAAGACAACTAAGCACCAAGTCAATAATCGCCCTAGCATCCATATCCCGACAGCCGGATGATAGAATGTTGGGGCGCATAAACTTATCCACCGTCTCCTCAAGTGTCCGTAACACCTCTTGTTTAATGTTCTTAACCATGACACCGGTATTTGGGTTATCAAGCCATATAGTAGTCACAAATGCAAGTATGAGTTTACCCAACTTACAAATGTCGCCTTCTTGATATGCAAATTTACCAGCATTTGGTCCCtctgaaaataaaattagaaaGAAAAGTAAACTTTTGAGATTTGTATatagaaaaacatattcaatcCATATAAAATAGCTACCATCTAAGTACCGCGACGTTTCGATGGTATCCAAACAACCCTCGGAGCAGACGGACGCCAAATCACAAATTATGACATCGTCGCCCTGAGAAAAATTGGTGTCAATATACTACAACGAATGGATcattaatataaattatatttaatgtaAAACTTATGCCGAGAAGAAAATTTTCTGGCCTAACGTCTTGATACACAAATTTTTGTGGTAAAAATGTTGTGTGAATCATgttaaaaatatcagcaa
Coding sequences within:
- the LOC140871917 gene encoding uncharacterized protein; protein product: MSQGNINNGNAPQSITLTREDLTALMENTAALAAKDAVAQYLETRKRKSSKKKAQTEGSSSLDPNNGDPNKDKSKVNDKDQGGTKKNTTQKDGEASVHTVHDISGENKITNPARKDGSRTHVTGENISAILPSRRSPFTDDILSEALPKGVKIPSLPEFDGTSDPQDHIDKFYAKADLYDITDAAYCKIFRTTLSGRALTWFNKLPSGSIANLEQLTDCFIQQFSINKKYPKTAAYLFTVIQKEGECLRDYVRRFTHAVHEVLHVNHDFLAGIMQQNLRHRKFKESIAGRPPKNLEELLERAEKYIRVEESIEPHYLNKRKREEDKPDIRKRDEKRTAQSPRLQNTPLNARLTDILVVAEKQGLLRPPRPMQNNPKRLRSEKYCHFHKDKGHTTEDCFSLRAEIEKLIKRGHLGNFVDKSRGEKRDDRRQDEQQKHDYQKRHDGIGKQHERADENLPSGGVIAVITGGPACGDSNNARKALLRAAKGTNNLSSPTSLSICEVETIQDGLSFSDKDLENPRGTHNDALIISATISNFWVKKILVDSESSADIIFHNAFVKLGISNAQLTPVNTPLVGFSGEIVEALGEVTLPLSLGSYPKRSTKMVKFLVVKASSAYNVILGRPSLNIFQAIGSTYHMKLKFPTPGGVGEALGDHRLARECHVVTLREAESKERITATETLKHVAIIPTDPKKTLKIGTELPPELEEKLKNFLGRNLDVFAWGDEHLPGIPHEYALHHLHVDPKMRPVKQKKRAFGPEKNRHIAAEVEKLLVAKYIRPVSYPDWLANVVLVPKPGGKWRLCIDFTDLNKACPKDPFPLPRIDLLVDSTAGCELLTFLDAYQGYNQIGLAPEDQEKASFITDRGIYCYDVMPFGLKNAGATYQRLVNTMFEHLIGRNMEVYIDDMLVKSIQASNHLEDLEECFSILRKYRMKLNPDKCTFGVRGGKFLGYMVSERGIEANRKKSKQF